The following proteins are encoded in a genomic region of Flammeovirga pectinis:
- a CDS encoding META domain-containing protein, producing the protein MTNFIKYNFIILIAALFSSCATSKQPTANHKTMVIGAQQVDCTGVGPQKCYQVKEGDAAEWSNFYGAIEGFTYTEGTEYVVEVAVSNVENPPADASSLKYKLVKILKETEKPFVKINGTWVISTLNGEVTDPMKTYIIFDTNKNSIFGFAGCNGLNGQMEYDEENNTYKGGPFMSTMMFCEEVAENERALGKVLEKFNKVAVEGDVITISLDDEVLLTAKKGVNHQNIYKNWKVSFINGVDDLGEKAPSISINNRSEVSGNGGCNNFKGAIKLDAFSNTVKIGPLAATRMMCPNGDVESAFFAQVDKVDNYKIENGELQLFAGDQLVIKAKK; encoded by the coding sequence ATGACTAATTTTATCAAGTACAATTTTATCATTCTTATAGCAGCACTATTTTCTAGCTGTGCCACTTCAAAGCAACCTACAGCAAATCATAAAACAATGGTTATTGGTGCACAACAAGTAGACTGCACTGGAGTAGGTCCTCAAAAATGTTATCAAGTAAAAGAAGGAGATGCTGCAGAATGGAGCAATTTCTACGGAGCTATCGAAGGCTTTACGTATACTGAAGGAACAGAATATGTTGTTGAAGTAGCCGTATCTAATGTGGAAAATCCACCTGCAGATGCATCGTCTTTAAAATATAAACTTGTAAAGATCTTGAAAGAAACAGAAAAACCTTTTGTAAAAATAAATGGAACATGGGTTATCTCTACTTTAAATGGTGAGGTGACTGACCCAATGAAAACATATATTATTTTCGACACCAATAAAAACAGCATTTTTGGTTTTGCAGGTTGTAACGGCTTAAACGGACAAATGGAATACGACGAGGAAAATAACACTTATAAAGGTGGTCCTTTTATGTCTACTATGATGTTCTGTGAGGAAGTTGCAGAAAATGAAAGAGCTTTAGGTAAGGTTCTTGAAAAATTTAATAAAGTAGCTGTAGAAGGAGATGTAATCACGATATCTTTAGATGATGAGGTTCTTTTAACTGCTAAGAAAGGTGTGAACCATCAAAATATTTATAAAAACTGGAAAGTATCTTTCATTAACGGTGTAGATGATTTAGGAGAAAAAGCTCCTTCTATCAGCATAAACAACCGAAGTGAAGTAAGTGGCAACGGAGGGTGTAACAACTTTAAAGGAGCTATTAAATTAGATGCTTTTTCTAATACTGTAAAAATTGGTCCTTTAGCGGCAACTAGAATGATGTGCCCTAACGGTGATGTTGAAAGTGCTTTCTTTGCACAAGTAGACAAAGTTGATAATTACAAAATTGAAAATGGTGAACTGCAACTTTTTGCTGGCGATCAATTAGTGATTAAAGCAAAGAAATAA
- a CDS encoding glycoside hydrolase family 2 TIM barrel-domain containing protein → MNKLITSLLLMMLSFNISAQSNDWENEQITQVNKEKAHATLYFDDKPENVTLLNGIWDFAYYADISEVPSNAKPNKWDKIPVPSAWQMQGFGAPIYTNITYPFNANPPYIKAENGNSVGIYQREFSVNKIDSKEYYVRFESVSSAFYLWVNDKKVGYSQDSWSPAEFDITKYLKAGKNTLRLEVIRWCDGSYLEDQDGWRMSGIFRDVFLIDRSKVHIRDFFAVTKKVSEKSAELKLDIDVLNLLAKSDGNYSLAYSLMDGNKVVAKGTKTIDLSSKESIVDFSSLLKKPKLWSTETPYLYNLQLTLLKEGKEVDVVTSKIGVREITISDKQEIVLNGRPFLIKGINVVEHDPIHGKYLPKERIMQTILRLKQTNINTVRTSHYPASPYFYQLCDQFGLFVIDEANVESHGMGYKPNETLANNPKWEKQHVERIEAVVERDKNHASVIMWSFGNEAGNGVNMVAMQKATKAIDTTRPTNYHFATEPWAFDSFGGGFPYQKKKWGRYMAVEDVEKIAKKGLDRPYLLNEYAHGMGNAMGNFAEYQEVFEKYPALIGGCIWDFVDQGITKSTDGKWGAALDNPELANTEALKPGTKYYWAVGGDFGHDMSTDYNFCMNGIFMSDLSPTPKSVEVKRIFQNVGFAFNTDKVTISNNYIYNNLSAYSFTWSLYKEGQSVKSGTLKVNLAAGAQKEFTIPSFSEGLVEGVEYVLQVSAKTKTKTAWAEKEFEVAYAENIIQNYSFNDNVFTSASSIKNENTPQQITLEVGSTKLVFDKRKGEVIALEKEGVNYLEGQFALSFWRASIDNDKKSIEDWHKAGLNNMLTKVQNITLENNVIEVKKMHKSPMARFSFYTIEKITLGEGGALKLAVDIKPILFKGQAPKTLPRVGYEIHVPKSLATTTWYGRGPGSSYIDRFTGMQMGIYTAGIDQQFVNYAKPQENGNRSDVRWVNVINEKKEGIKVSGNTPINYSLRRYTTEDLSNAWSTWELEEENFNTLNIDFIHGGLGNGSCGQELMKKYYAEAKEYHYEIELKVISDKSDI, encoded by the coding sequence ATGAATAAACTAATTACTTCCTTATTACTAATGATGTTGAGCTTTAATATATCGGCACAAAGTAATGATTGGGAAAACGAACAAATAACTCAGGTTAACAAAGAAAAAGCACATGCAACTTTGTATTTTGATGATAAACCAGAGAATGTAACATTACTAAATGGAATATGGGACTTTGCGTATTATGCAGATATTTCTGAAGTACCATCAAATGCTAAGCCTAATAAATGGGATAAAATACCTGTGCCATCTGCTTGGCAAATGCAAGGTTTTGGAGCTCCAATTTATACAAATATAACTTATCCTTTTAATGCAAACCCTCCTTATATCAAGGCAGAAAATGGTAATTCTGTAGGGATTTATCAAAGAGAATTTTCGGTAAATAAAATAGACAGTAAAGAATATTACGTTCGTTTTGAAAGTGTTTCGTCTGCTTTCTACTTATGGGTGAACGATAAAAAAGTGGGCTATAGCCAAGATAGTTGGTCGCCTGCCGAATTTGATATTACTAAATATTTAAAAGCTGGTAAGAATACACTTAGGCTAGAAGTAATTCGTTGGTGCGATGGTTCTTATTTAGAAGATCAAGACGGTTGGAGAATGAGCGGTATTTTTAGAGATGTATTTTTAATTGATCGTTCAAAAGTACATATCAGAGATTTCTTTGCTGTAACAAAAAAAGTATCTGAGAAATCAGCAGAATTAAAGTTAGATATAGATGTACTTAACTTGTTGGCTAAATCAGATGGTAACTATTCTTTAGCATATTCTTTAATGGATGGAAATAAAGTTGTTGCAAAAGGAACTAAAACGATTGATTTATCTTCTAAAGAAAGTATTGTTGATTTTTCAAGTCTATTAAAGAAACCAAAATTATGGTCTACTGAAACACCTTATTTATATAACCTACAATTAACATTACTAAAAGAGGGGAAAGAAGTAGATGTGGTAACGTCTAAAATTGGGGTAAGAGAAATTACCATTTCTGATAAACAAGAAATAGTTTTAAATGGTAGACCTTTTTTAATTAAAGGAATTAATGTTGTAGAACACGATCCAATTCATGGTAAATATCTACCAAAGGAACGTATTATGCAGACAATTCTGCGTCTAAAACAAACGAATATTAATACGGTCAGAACGTCTCATTATCCAGCAAGTCCGTATTTCTACCAATTATGTGATCAGTTTGGTTTATTCGTAATTGATGAAGCAAATGTAGAATCTCATGGTATGGGTTACAAACCAAATGAAACGTTAGCAAACAACCCAAAATGGGAGAAGCAACACGTAGAAAGAATTGAGGCAGTTGTTGAGCGAGATAAAAACCATGCAAGTGTAATTATGTGGTCTTTTGGAAATGAAGCTGGAAACGGTGTAAATATGGTAGCAATGCAAAAAGCGACTAAAGCTATAGATACTACTCGCCCAACTAATTACCATTTTGCTACAGAACCTTGGGCTTTCGATTCTTTTGGAGGAGGTTTTCCTTATCAAAAAAAGAAATGGGGGAGATATATGGCGGTTGAAGATGTAGAGAAAATTGCTAAAAAAGGATTGGATAGACCCTATTTATTGAATGAGTACGCACATGGTATGGGTAATGCAATGGGTAATTTTGCAGAGTACCAAGAAGTATTCGAAAAGTATCCTGCCTTAATTGGTGGTTGTATTTGGGATTTTGTAGATCAAGGTATTACAAAGTCTACAGATGGTAAATGGGGAGCAGCATTGGATAACCCAGAATTAGCAAATACAGAAGCATTAAAACCTGGAACAAAATATTATTGGGCAGTTGGAGGAGATTTTGGTCATGATATGAGTACTGATTACAATTTCTGTATGAATGGTATTTTTATGTCGGATTTATCTCCAACGCCTAAAAGTGTTGAAGTAAAACGCATTTTTCAGAATGTAGGTTTTGCTTTTAATACTGATAAAGTAACGATAAGTAATAATTACATCTACAATAATTTATCAGCTTATAGTTTTACATGGTCTTTATATAAAGAAGGGCAATCGGTTAAATCAGGTACTTTGAAAGTGAACCTTGCTGCTGGTGCACAAAAAGAATTTACTATTCCGAGCTTTTCAGAAGGTTTGGTTGAAGGGGTAGAGTATGTACTTCAGGTATCAGCAAAAACTAAAACAAAAACTGCTTGGGCAGAGAAAGAGTTTGAAGTTGCTTATGCTGAAAATATAATTCAAAATTATTCATTTAATGATAATGTATTTACAAGTGCATCATCAATTAAAAATGAGAACACTCCACAACAAATTACATTAGAAGTAGGAAGCACTAAATTAGTATTTGATAAACGAAAAGGAGAAGTTATAGCTTTAGAAAAAGAAGGTGTGAACTACTTGGAAGGACAATTTGCATTGTCATTTTGGAGAGCGAGTATTGATAATGATAAAAAATCTATAGAAGATTGGCACAAGGCAGGATTAAACAATATGCTTACTAAGGTGCAAAATATTACACTAGAAAATAATGTAATTGAGGTCAAAAAAATGCACAAATCGCCAATGGCACGTTTCTCTTTCTATACCATTGAAAAAATTACGTTGGGAGAAGGTGGGGCATTAAAATTAGCCGTCGATATAAAACCTATTTTATTTAAAGGCCAAGCCCCTAAAACGTTACCAAGAGTAGGGTATGAAATTCATGTACCAAAATCGTTAGCAACAACAACATGGTATGGTAGAGGCCCTGGTTCTTCTTATATAGACCGATTTACAGGTATGCAGATGGGCATTTATACGGCAGGGATCGACCAACAATTTGTAAACTATGCTAAGCCTCAGGAAAATGGGAACAGATCTGACGTACGTTGGGTAAATGTAATTAATGAGAAAAAGGAAGGGATTAAAGTCTCTGGAAATACAC